The following coding sequences lie in one Cyanobacterium sp. Dongsha4 genomic window:
- a CDS encoding DnaJ C-terminal domain-containing protein translates to MEFKDYYSVLGVDKKASGEEIKKAFRKLAVKYHPDRNPDNKAAEEKFKEISEAYEVLGDTEKRKKYDQFIRYGRPMGQRTTTRNTANWGNTYQTRSSNDMDFDFGKYNSFDEFIADLLGRPFGNTRTQTTGFGDFGGFNTGATASQGRGNDIEKSISLTYYQAYHGVQTKLDLGSEIVTVKIPAGAKNGTKVRLKGKGQINPISNHKGDLYLKVELKPHDFFSFEDDKLVCEVPITPYEAVLGGEVNVPTPEGEVMVKIPAGIRHGQSLRLRGKGWSNPKGGNGDLLVKIAIATPKNISDQEKEYYEKIRSISQDDPRLSLKNIKL, encoded by the coding sequence ATGGAATTCAAAGATTATTATTCAGTGTTAGGAGTAGATAAAAAAGCCTCTGGAGAGGAGATAAAAAAAGCATTTCGTAAATTAGCCGTTAAATATCATCCTGACAGAAATCCTGATAACAAAGCGGCAGAGGAAAAATTTAAGGAAATTAGCGAGGCTTATGAGGTTTTAGGAGATACGGAAAAGCGGAAAAAATATGACCAATTTATCCGTTATGGCAGACCTATGGGGCAAAGAACTACAACTAGAAATACAGCGAATTGGGGCAATACCTATCAAACAAGAAGCTCTAATGACATGGATTTTGATTTTGGTAAGTATAATAGTTTTGATGAGTTTATTGCTGACTTATTAGGAAGACCTTTTGGTAATACACGCACTCAAACTACTGGTTTCGGAGATTTTGGCGGTTTTAATACTGGTGCAACTGCTAGTCAAGGGAGAGGAAATGATATTGAAAAAAGCATTAGTCTCACCTATTATCAAGCCTATCATGGAGTGCAAACAAAATTAGATTTAGGCTCAGAAATCGTTACTGTCAAAATTCCTGCGGGGGCAAAAAATGGCACAAAAGTCAGATTAAAAGGAAAAGGACAAATTAACCCTATTAGTAATCATAAAGGAGATTTATATTTAAAGGTTGAGTTAAAACCTCACGATTTTTTCTCTTTTGAGGATGATAAATTAGTGTGTGAAGTGCCAATTACTCCTTATGAGGCTGTTTTAGGAGGAGAGGTTAATGTGCCAACTCCTGAAGGGGAAGTTATGGTTAAAATTCCTGCAGGTATTCGTCACGGGCAGTCTTTACGTCTTAGAGGCAAGGGTTGGAGTAATCCTAAAGGTGGTAATGGTGATTTATTAGTGAAAATTGCGATCGCAACTCCTAAAAATATTTCTGATCAGGAAAAAGAATATTATGAAAAAATTCGCTCAATTAGTCAAGATGATCCTCGTTTGTCATTGAAAAATATCAAATTGTAA